One window of Pieris rapae chromosome 14, ilPieRapa1.1, whole genome shotgun sequence genomic DNA carries:
- the LOC111004394 gene encoding pupal cuticle protein-like encodes MKSMIVVACLALACGAHASGWAGPPANIALSQDGRNILDTPEVAQARAAHLSALQQASQHNTNPQDDGSYDPRWDNEEYWQQADNKWNGAQANQWNGAQANQWNGAPANQWNAAPAAPSWNSAPAWNAAGAAPAPVAETPEVAQARAAHLAALSAAKSAPQSQWNSPSNNQWDAPANNQWDAPANNQWNAPAHNQWNNNGANWQGPAANIRLAQNGAGILETPEVAAARAAHLAAHAQVAHNAPPAHPQQRW; translated from the coding sequence ATTGTAGTAGCTTGCTTGGCGTTGGCGTGCGGTGCCCACGCGTCTGGATGGGCCGGTCCCCCAGCCAACATCGCTCTATCCCAGGATGGACGGAATATTCTCGATACACCTGAGGTAGCCCAGGCCCGTGCTGCACATCTTAGCGCGTTACAACAGGCCTCCCAACACAACACCAACCCCCAAGATGATGGCTCATACGACCCCAGATGGGACAACGAAGAGTACTGGCAACAAGCTGATAACAAATGGAACGGTGCCCAGGCTAACCAATGGAACGGTGCCCAAGCCAACCAGTGGAACGGTGCCCCAGCCAACCAATGGAACGCTGCCCCTGCTGCCCCCTCTTGGAACTCTGCCCCCGCTTGGAATGCTGCTGGCGCCGCCCCCGCCCCAGTTGCTGAAACCCCAGAAGTAGCTCAAGCCCGTGCCGCACACCTCGCTGCCCTCTCCGCCGCCAAGTCTGCTCCTCAATCTCAGTGGAACTCTCCCTCCAACAACCAATGGGACGCACCCGCTAACAACCAATGGGACGCACCCGCCAACAACCAATGGAACGCCCCAGCCCACAACCAGTGGAACAACAACGGTGCCAACTGGCAAGGACCTGCTGCTAACATCAGATTGGCCCAAAATGGTGCTGGTATCTTGGAAACCCCTGAGGTTGCCGCCGCTCGTGCCGCTCACTTAGCAGCTCACGCGCAGGTTGCCCACAACGCTCCCCCCGCTCACCCCCAACAACGCTGGTGA